One Hippoglossus hippoglossus isolate fHipHip1 chromosome 5, fHipHip1.pri, whole genome shotgun sequence genomic window carries:
- the pck1 gene encoding phosphoenolpyruvate carboxykinase, cytosolic [GTP], whose protein sequence is MPPQLQSENQSGPRVLQGDLSALSPAVREFVDANVTLCQPDSLHICDGSDEENRAILTQLEEQGMIKKLSKYENCWLARTDPRDVARVESKTVIVTRDQRDTVPTPLGGGVSQLGRWMSPEEFDKAMAQRFPGCMKGRTMYVIPFSMGPVGSPLSKIGVELTDSAYVVASMRVMTRMGKAVLSALGNDDFVRCLHSVGCPLPLKKPLANNWPCNPEETLIAHIPDRRQIVSFGSGYGGNSLLGKKCFALRIASRIAKEEGWLAEHMLILGITNPAGEKKYMAAAFPSACGKTNLAMLCPTLPDWKVECVGDDIAWMKFDDEGNLRAINPENGFFGVAPGTSVKTNPNAMATIVKNTIFTNVAETSDGGVYWEGMDQSLPEEITLTSWKNKPWSSEDGEPCAHPNSRFCTPAGQCPIIDPQWESPEGVPIEAIIFGGRRPEGVPLVYEAFNWQHGVFVGAAMRSEATAAAEYRGKVIMNDPFAMRPFFGYNFGQYLSHWLSMAERPGAKLPKIFHVNWFRKSPTAGFLWPGFGDNIRVLDWMFRRVNGEAGAMPSAVGHLPCHGSLNLQGLQSDVDLDELFSLDQEFWQREVEEVRNYFTTQVNDDLPDEITHQLQLLQQRVKQM, encoded by the exons ATGCCTCCTCAGCTCCAGTCCGAGAACCAGAGCGGACCCAGAGTCCTGCAGGGCGACCTCAGCGCCCTCAGCCCGGCCGTCAGGGAGTTCGTGGACGCCAACGTGACCCTGTGCCAGCCCGACTCCCTCCACATCTGCGACGGCTCGGACGAGGAGAACCGAGCCATCCTGacccagctggaggagcaggggatgATCAAGAAGCTCAGCAAATATGAAAACTG ctggttGGCCAGGACCGACCCGAGGGACGTGGCCCGCGTGGAGAGTAAGACGGTGATCGTGACCAGGGACCAGAGGGACACGGTGCCCACGCCGCTGGGAGGCGGAGTCAGCCAGCTGGGACGCTGGATGTCCCCGGAAGAGTTCGACAAGGCCATGGCTCAGCGGTTCCCCGGCTGCATGAAAG GCCGCACCATGTATGTGATCCCCTTCAGCATGGGTCCGGTGGGCTCCCCCCTCTCGAAGATTGGCGTGGAGCTGACGGACTCTGCCTACGTGGTCGCCAGCATGAGAGTGATGACTCGCATGGGGAAGGCCGTGCTGTCGGCTCTGGGAAACGATGACTTTGTCCGCTGCTTGCACTCCGTCGGCTGTCCGCTGCCGCTCAAAA AGCCCCTGGCGAACAACTGGCCCTGTAACCCGGAGGAGACGTTAATCGCTCACATCCCGGACCGCAGGCAGATCGTTTCCTTTGGCAGCGGTTACGGAGGAAATTCGCTCCTGGGCAAGAAGTGCTTCGCCCTTCGCATCGCCTCGCGCATCGCCAAGGAGGAGGGGTGGCTGGCTGAGCACATGCTG ATCCTGGGCATCACCAACCCTGCTGGAGAGAAGAAGTACATGGCCGCAGCCTTCCCCAGCGCCTGCGGGAAAACTAACCTGGCCATGCTCTGCCCCACGCTGCCGGACTGGAAGGTCGAGTGTGTGGGAGACGACATCGCCTGGATGAAGTTTGATGATGAAG GAAACCTACGTGCCATCAACCCAGAGAACGGCTTTTTCGGCGTTGCCCCAGGAACCTCGGTCAAAACAAACCCCAACGCCATGGCGACCATTGTCAAGAATACCATCTTCACAAATGTTGCAGAGACCAGCGATGGCGGTGTTTACTGGGAGGGGATGGACCAATCGCTGCCTGAGGAAATCACCCTCACTTCCTGGAAGAACAAGCCCTGGAGCTCAGAAGACG gcGAACCCTGTGCTCATCCCAACTCTCGTTTCTGCACTCCGGCCGGCCAGTGTCCCATCATTGACCCGCAGTGGGAATCCCCAGAGGGAGTCCCCATCGAGGCCATCATATTTGGAGGGCGCAGACCAGAGG GTGTCCCTCTGGTGTACGAGGCCTTCAACTGGCAGCATGGAGTGTTTGTTGGAGCGGCCATGAGGTCGGAGGctactgctgcagctgaatacaGAG GAAAGGTCATCATGAATGACCCATTCGCCATGCGCCCCTTCTTCGGCTACAACTTTGGACAGTACCTCTCTCACTGGCTGAGCATGGCTGAGCGTCCCGGGGCCAAGCTCCCCAAGATTTTCCACGTCAACTGGTTCCGCAAGAGCCCGACCGCCGGCTTCCTCTGGCCTGGTTTTGGCGACAACATCCGTGTTCTGGACTGGATGTTCAGAAGGGTGAATGGCGAGGCCGGCGCCATGCCCTCCGCCGTGGGCCACCTGCCTTGCCACGGCTCCCTGAACCTCCAGGGTCTGCAGAGCGATGTGGACCTGGATGAGCTGTTCTCCCTGGATCAGGAGTTTTGGCAGAGGGAGGTGGAAGAGGTGAGGAACTACTTCACCACGCAGGTGAATGACGACCTGCCCGACGAGATCacacatcagctgcagctcctgcagcagagagtgAAGCAGATGTGA
- the chmp4ba gene encoding charged multivesicular body protein 4b produces MSLIAKIFGGGKSGKAPTTQDAIQRLRETEEMLAKKQDFLEKKIDQELGTAKKYGTKNKRGALQALKRKKRYEKQLGQIDGTLSTIEFQREALENANTNTEVLKNMGFAAKALQGAHQHMDIDKVEDLMSDITDQQELAQEISDAISRPVGFGEEFDEDELMAELEDLEQEELDKNLLEIQETDDVPLPSVPSTSLPARPAKKKEEDEDDFSELEAWAAN; encoded by the exons ATGTCGTTAATCGCGAAGATCTTCGGCGGGGGGAAGAGTGGGAAGGCGCCCACCACCCAGGACGCGATCCAGCGGCTCCGGGAGACCGAGGAGATGTTGGCGAAAAAGCAGGATTTCCTCGAGAAGAAGATCGACCAGGAGCTGGGGACGGCGAAGAAGTACGGCACGAAAAACAAGCGag GAGCTCTACAAGCCTTGAAGAGAAAAAAGCGTTATGAGAAGCAGCTGGGTCAGATTGACGGGACGTTGTCAACCATTGAGTTCCAGAGGGAGGCGTTGGAGAACGCTAACACCAACACAGAAGTGCTTAAGAACATGGGCTTTGCCGCCAAGGCATTGCAGGGTGCACACCAACACAT GGACATAGACAAAGTAGAAGATTTGATGTCGGACATCACAGACCAGCAGGAATTAGCTCAGGAGATCTCTGATGCCATTTCCAGACCAGTCGGCTTTGGAGAAGAGTTTGATGAG gatgAACTCATGGCTGAGCTGGAGGATCTGGAACAGGAAGAGCTGGACAAAAACCTTCTGGAAATCCAAGAAACAGACGATGTCCCTCTGCCCAGCGTACCATCTACATCACTCCCTGCAAGACCAG ccaagaagaaggaggaagacgaagacgacTTCTCGGAACTCGAGGCCTGGGCAGCTAACTAA
- the LOC117761380 gene encoding uncharacterized protein C20orf85 homolog produces MAEPKRTSEPINFVHQDEIWKAHVNMEKDSAEIWPNKWGFLTEVYREYKLENVKLKTSVRVEPPLHLVPLPETPPEKFIQVGPSPPVPQTTQALIGWRSGRAHLQLEKYGPVHHGRRSFLKELGWPLDAC; encoded by the exons ATGGCGGAGCCAAAGCGAACATCTGAACCCATCAACTTTGTGCATCAGGATGAAATCTG gaaAGCACATGTTAACATGGAGAAGGATTCAGCTGAAATCTGGCCCAACAAGTGGGGCTTTCTGACTGAGGTTTACAGAGAG TACAAGCTGGAGAATGTGAAGCTGAAGACAAGCGTCCGAGTGGAGCCTCCCCTTCACCTGGTCCCACTGCCTGAGACCCCGCCAGAGAAATTCATCCAG GTTGGCCCCTCCCCTCCAGTCCCTCAGACGACGcaggctctgattggctggcgtTCAGGCCGCGCCCATCTGCAACTGGAGAAGTACGGCCCGGTGCATCATGGGAGACGTAGTTTTCTGAAGGAGCTGGGCTGGCCTCTCGACGCTTGCTGA